Genomic DNA from Oculatellaceae cyanobacterium:
AGTTCTAACAGTTGAGCTATCGCTGTAACCCTTGCGAGTAGTGGCTTTACAGGTTTTTAATTGTAGCACAGTTTCGCACAGCTATTTTATAGAGTTTGCAACGGTAAAACTTCACTTGGCTGTCGTGTAGCACAGTTTTCGCGTACTTTCTGTGCCAATCTGTGCTACAAATTAGGGTTCTATAAGGTAGGACAGTGCAGCAGTAAATCAATATACAGTAATGATGTTATTTTTCGGTAAGTACCGCGATAGCGGTGCATTGGAGTAGCTTGGACTTTAGGCGATCGCATTATTAAATCACTCAAACCAATCTCGCATCTTTTGTCTAGCTGCCTCTTTAACTTCAGGGGTGATATATATTGCAACAGCCGCGAGTGCTGCCAGCAATGCCCCGACATCATCTCCAAAGCCTACAACTGGAATAAAATCAGGTGCGATGTCTAGGGGGAGGATAAAGTAACCTAAAGCACTATAAATGATAGTTTTTGCTTTGATTGGTAAATTAGGTTGCTGAAGCGTATAGAAAAGTATTAAGGCTTTTTCAACAACTTCTTTACCCGCAGATTTAGCAAATTCTGCCATTTTTTTCCAAAAATTATCTTCCGAATAAGAGTTTTGTGCTGAACCCGAAGCGTTGTCTTGGCTTGAGGTTGTGAGTTCTAAAATAGGTACTCCTTCAGCTTCTAATTTTGCAGTTGCTTTTTGAGTGACTTCAACAACTTGGTAAACATTTACTCTTCCTAGAGCAATTTTTTTGAGCGTCTGAACGTATTCCTGTACAACCTGCACTTGTTCTAAACGTTCTTTTTCAGTTATTTTATCAAAGGTATTTGAGAGACTCATAACTAGCAGAGGCACTACTCTGATTTAAGAAAATTAAACAACAGTACCACGTTTAGATAATATTTCTAGGTATTCTGCAACACACTCAACAATACTTTACTCGACATGGTATTTCCGCTTTCTGAGCGCGATCGCTGTCTGCAAATCAAAACTGCGTGCAATTTCGTCAATCGCACTCATATCTTGACCATTTTCTAGAATGCTTTCCCATTTTTCTAGTAAGTCCTCAATCGTAATGTATCGACACATAACAGAAATATTGACTTCTTCAAATGTTGGTCTTTCGATTTGCTTTTGAAGCTTTATCACATCTTTCTTCCGAAGGACTATATAAAGTTTAACCCCTCTAACTTTAACTGATCAGAAGTTTCTATTGGCTCTGTTGAAATTTCTTCATTCT
This window encodes:
- a CDS encoding YkvA family protein → MSLSNTFDKITEKERLEQVQVVQEYVQTLKKIALGRVNVYQVVEVTQKATAKLEAEGVPILELTTSSQDNASGSAQNSYSEDNFWKKMAEFAKSAGKEVVEKALILFYTLQQPNLPIKAKTIIYSALGYFILPLDIAPDFIPVVGFGDDVGALLAALAAVAIYITPEVKEAARQKMRDWFE